From one Felis catus isolate Fca126 chromosome E2, F.catus_Fca126_mat1.0, whole genome shotgun sequence genomic stretch:
- the RNF166 gene encoding E3 ubiquitin-protein ligase RNF166 isoform X2: MAMFRSLVASAQQRQPPGGPAGGDSGLEAQYSCPICLEVYHRPVAIGSCGHTFCGECLQPCLQVPSPLCPLCRLPFDPKKVDKAAHVEKQLSSYKAPCRGCNKKVTLAKMRVHVSSCMKVQEQMANCPKFVPVVPTSQPIPSAVPNRSTFTCPYCGARNLDQQELLKHCVDNHRSDPNRVVCPICSAMPWGDPSYKSANFLQHLLHRHKFSYDTFVDYSIDEEAAFQAALALSLSEN, translated from the exons ATGGCGATGTTCCGCAGCCTGGTGGCTTCGGCTCAGCAGCGGCAGCCGCCGGGCGGGCCGGCGGGCGGTGACAGCGGCCTGGAGGCGCAGTACAGCTGCCCGATCTGCCTGGAGGTGTACCACCGGCCTGTGGCCATCGGCAGCTGCGGCCACAC GTTCTGCGGGGAGTGCCTCCAGCCGTGCCTGCAGGTCCCGTCCCCGCTGTGCCCGCTGTGCCGCCTGCCGTTCGACCCCAAGAAGGTGGACAAGGCTGCCCACGTGGAGAAGCAGCTCTCATCCTACAAGGCGCCCTGCAGGGGCTGCAACAAGAAG GTGACGCTGGCCAAGATGAGGGTGCACGTTTCCTCCTGCATGAAGGTCCAGGAGCAAATGGCCAACTGCCCCAAATTCGTCCCCGTGGTGCCCACATCCCAGCCCATCCCCAG CGCCGTCCCCAACAGGTCCACCTTCACTTGCCCCTACTGTGGCGCCCGAAACCTGGACCAGCAGGAGCTGCTGAAGCACTGTGTGGACAACCATCGCAGCGACCCCAACCGCGTG GTGTGCCCCATCTGCTCGGCCATGCCCTGGGGGGACCCCAGCTACAAGAGCGCCAACTTCCTGCAGCACCTGCTACACCGGCACAAGTTCTCCTACGACACCTTTGTG GACTACAGCATCGATGAGGAAGCGGCCTTCCAGGCGGCCCTGGCCCTGTCTCTCTCCGAGAACTGA
- the RNF166 gene encoding E3 ubiquitin-protein ligase RNF166 isoform X1, whose amino-acid sequence MSLGPWSPAVSSPGTFHDLTPENFVGGVSPGPSALPPASPEQLRRCHHMAELSHRGWGFCWARCPGASTGPGEPRPLLHRHPGFCGECLQPCLQVPSPLCPLCRLPFDPKKVDKAAHVEKQLSSYKAPCRGCNKKVTLAKMRVHVSSCMKVQEQMANCPKFVPVVPTSQPIPSAVPNRSTFTCPYCGARNLDQQELLKHCVDNHRSDPNRVVCPICSAMPWGDPSYKSANFLQHLLHRHKFSYDTFVDYSIDEEAAFQAALALSLSEN is encoded by the exons ATGAGTCTTGGCCCTTGGAGCCCTGCGGTTTCCTCTCCCGGAACTTTTCATGATCTCACTCCTGAGAATTTTGTGGGTGGAGTGTCTCCAGGGCCCTCTGCACTGCCCCCCGCGTCCCCAGAGCAGCTGAGGCGCTGTCACCACATGGCTGAGCTCTCCCACCGCGGCTGGGGCTTTTGCTGGGCGCGGTGCCCCGGGGCCAGCACGGGTCCTGGGGAGCCACGGCCACTGCTGCACCGGCATCCTGG GTTCTGCGGGGAGTGCCTCCAGCCGTGCCTGCAGGTCCCGTCCCCGCTGTGCCCGCTGTGCCGCCTGCCGTTCGACCCCAAGAAGGTGGACAAGGCTGCCCACGTGGAGAAGCAGCTCTCATCCTACAAGGCGCCCTGCAGGGGCTGCAACAAGAAG GTGACGCTGGCCAAGATGAGGGTGCACGTTTCCTCCTGCATGAAGGTCCAGGAGCAAATGGCCAACTGCCCCAAATTCGTCCCCGTGGTGCCCACATCCCAGCCCATCCCCAG CGCCGTCCCCAACAGGTCCACCTTCACTTGCCCCTACTGTGGCGCCCGAAACCTGGACCAGCAGGAGCTGCTGAAGCACTGTGTGGACAACCATCGCAGCGACCCCAACCGCGTG GTGTGCCCCATCTGCTCGGCCATGCCCTGGGGGGACCCCAGCTACAAGAGCGCCAACTTCCTGCAGCACCTGCTACACCGGCACAAGTTCTCCTACGACACCTTTGTG GACTACAGCATCGATGAGGAAGCGGCCTTCCAGGCGGCCCTGGCCCTGTCTCTCTCCGAGAACTGA
- the RNF166 gene encoding E3 ubiquitin-protein ligase RNF166 isoform X3 encodes MRVHVSSCMKVQEQMANCPKFVPVVPTSQPIPSAVPNRSTFTCPYCGARNLDQQELLKHCVDNHRSDPNRVVCPICSAMPWGDPSYKSANFLQHLLHRHKFSYDTFVDYSIDEEAAFQAALALSLSEN; translated from the exons ATGAGGGTGCACGTTTCCTCCTGCATGAAGGTCCAGGAGCAAATGGCCAACTGCCCCAAATTCGTCCCCGTGGTGCCCACATCCCAGCCCATCCCCAG CGCCGTCCCCAACAGGTCCACCTTCACTTGCCCCTACTGTGGCGCCCGAAACCTGGACCAGCAGGAGCTGCTGAAGCACTGTGTGGACAACCATCGCAGCGACCCCAACCGCGTG GTGTGCCCCATCTGCTCGGCCATGCCCTGGGGGGACCCCAGCTACAAGAGCGCCAACTTCCTGCAGCACCTGCTACACCGGCACAAGTTCTCCTACGACACCTTTGTG GACTACAGCATCGATGAGGAAGCGGCCTTCCAGGCGGCCCTGGCCCTGTCTCTCTCCGAGAACTGA
- the CTU2 gene encoding cytoplasmic tRNA 2-thiolation protein 2 isoform X1, which yields MCQVGEDYGDPAPEGPPPPPRPGLRSRELKCVKCKEGVPVVVIRAGDAFCRDCFRAFYVHKFRAVLGKNRLIFPGEKVLLAWSGGPSSSSMVWQVLEGLSRDSAKRLRFVPGVIYVDEGAACGQSPEDRAKTVAEMKLVLQTLGFPWHIVALEEVFGLSPSVLRCSAREPVGAVGTYKVAVDSFLQQQHTLGTERAGGSPSPTQGEERLSPPGTQESQDPAGPPPAAQTEALSRLFGSVKTLTAKEEFLHTLRTHLILHVARTHGYSKVMTGDSCTRLAIKLMTSLALGRGAFLAWDTGFSDERHGDVVVVRPMRDHTLKEVAFYNRLFAVPSVFTPAIDTKAPEKASVHRLMEGFLLRLQAQFPSTVSTVYRTSEKLVKAPRDGCAAGPRCLLCMCTLDVDAADSATAFGAQTSGFSQTQPPTPRAGAGAPTEVGGAQDRCQGAGPCGREDSRARVIEQLCYGCRANMKDVPSLDLLPPYILAEAQLRSQRASQEIQEYLVENGAEETHTAES from the exons ATGTGCCAGGTTGGCGAGGACTACGGGGACCCGGCGCCCGAGggaccgccgccgccgccgcggcctgG cCTCCGAAGCCGTGAGCTAAAGTGTGTGAAGTGCAAGGAAGGCGTACCCGTTGTGGTGATCCGAGCCGGAGACGCCTTCTGCAG GGACTGCTTCAGGGCGTTTTACGTGCACAAGTTCAGAGCCGTGCTGGGGAAGAATCGGCTCATCTTTCCAGGAGAGAAG GTGCTCCTGGCATGGTCTGGGGGGCCTTCATCCAGCTCCATGGTCTGGCAGGTCCTTGAG GGCCTGAGTCGAGATTCTGCCAAACGACTGCGTTTCGTGCCGGGGGTCATCTACGTGGATG AGGGAGCGGCTTGTGGGCAGAGCCCGGAGGACAGAGCAAAAACTGTGGCCGAAATGAAGCTGGTCCTGCAGACCCTCGGCTTCCCGTGGCACATTGTCGCCTTGGAGGAG GTGTTCGGTCTGTCGCCGTCGGTGCTGCGCTGCTCTGCCCGGGAGCCGGTGGGGGCCGTGGGGACCTACAAGGTGGCTGTGGACAGTTTCCTCCAGCAGCAGCACACGCTAGGGACCgagagggcagggggcagccccagccccacccagggaGAGGAGCGGCTGAGCCCGCCTGgcacccaggagtcccaggaCCCGGCGGGGCCACCGCCAGCCGCCCAGACCGAGGCTCTGTCCCGACTGTTTGGCTCCGTGAAGACGCTGACGGCCAAAGAAGAGTTTCTGCACACCCTGCG GACGCACCTGATCCTGCACGTGGCCCGGACCCATGGCTACTCCAAGGTGATGACAGGAGACAGCTGTACCCGCTTGGCTATCAAGCTCATGACCAGCCTGGCGCTGGGCAGAGGGGCCTTTCTCGCCTGGGACACG ggCTTCTCAGATGAGCGTCACGGTGACGTGGTGGTGGTGCGGCCCATGCGCGACCACACGCTGAAGGAGGTCGCTTTCTACAACCGCCTGTTTGCTGTGCCCTCCGTCTTCACCCCCGCCATCGATACCAAG GCCCCCGAAAAGGCCAGCGTCCACCGCCTGATGGAGGGCTTCCTGCTCCGGCTGCAAGCCCAGTTCCCGTCTACCGTCAGCACCGTGTACAG GACGAGTGAGAAGCTGGTCAAGGCCCCCCGCGACGGCTGTGCCGCCGGCCCCCGCTGCCTGCTCTGTATGTGCACGCTGGACGTCGACGCTGCTG ACAGTGCCACGGCTTTCGGGGCCCAGACCTCCGGTTTCTCCCAGAcgcagccccccaccccgcggGCTGGGGCTGGAGCACCCACGGAGGTGGGCGGCGCCCAGGACCGCTGCCAGGGGGCCGGGCCCTGCGGGAG GGAGGACTCCCGAGCCCGCGTCATCGAGCAGCTGTGCTATGGCTGCCGTGCGAATATGAAGGATGTG CCCTCCTTGGACCTCCTGCCACCCTACATCTTGGCCGAGGCCCAGCTCCGCAGCCAAAG GGCCTCGCAGGAGATCCAGGAGTATCTGGTGGAGAACGGCGCTGAGGAGACGCACACCGCCGAGAGCTGA
- the CTU2 gene encoding cytoplasmic tRNA 2-thiolation protein 2 isoform X2 has protein sequence MSPTQTAGAVTLARPCWGQFLETARVSGKKEGAACGQSPEDRAKTVAEMKLVLQTLGFPWHIVALEEVFGLSPSVLRCSAREPVGAVGTYKVAVDSFLQQQHTLGTERAGGSPSPTQGEERLSPPGTQESQDPAGPPPAAQTEALSRLFGSVKTLTAKEEFLHTLRTHLILHVARTHGYSKVMTGDSCTRLAIKLMTSLALGRGAFLAWDTGFSDERHGDVVVVRPMRDHTLKEVAFYNRLFAVPSVFTPAIDTKAPEKASVHRLMEGFLLRLQAQFPSTVSTVYRTSEKLVKAPRDGCAAGPRCLLCMCTLDVDAADSATAFGAQTSGFSQTQPPTPRAGAGAPTEVGGAQDRCQGAGPCGREDSRARVIEQLCYGCRANMKDVPSLDLLPPYILAEAQLRSQRASQEIQEYLVENGAEETHTAES, from the exons ATGAGCCCCACTCAGACAGCGGGTGCTGTGACCTTAGCAAGGCCCTGCTGGGGGCAGTTTTTGGAGACAGCACGCGTGTCCGGCAAGAAAG AGGGAGCGGCTTGTGGGCAGAGCCCGGAGGACAGAGCAAAAACTGTGGCCGAAATGAAGCTGGTCCTGCAGACCCTCGGCTTCCCGTGGCACATTGTCGCCTTGGAGGAG GTGTTCGGTCTGTCGCCGTCGGTGCTGCGCTGCTCTGCCCGGGAGCCGGTGGGGGCCGTGGGGACCTACAAGGTGGCTGTGGACAGTTTCCTCCAGCAGCAGCACACGCTAGGGACCgagagggcagggggcagccccagccccacccagggaGAGGAGCGGCTGAGCCCGCCTGgcacccaggagtcccaggaCCCGGCGGGGCCACCGCCAGCCGCCCAGACCGAGGCTCTGTCCCGACTGTTTGGCTCCGTGAAGACGCTGACGGCCAAAGAAGAGTTTCTGCACACCCTGCG GACGCACCTGATCCTGCACGTGGCCCGGACCCATGGCTACTCCAAGGTGATGACAGGAGACAGCTGTACCCGCTTGGCTATCAAGCTCATGACCAGCCTGGCGCTGGGCAGAGGGGCCTTTCTCGCCTGGGACACG ggCTTCTCAGATGAGCGTCACGGTGACGTGGTGGTGGTGCGGCCCATGCGCGACCACACGCTGAAGGAGGTCGCTTTCTACAACCGCCTGTTTGCTGTGCCCTCCGTCTTCACCCCCGCCATCGATACCAAG GCCCCCGAAAAGGCCAGCGTCCACCGCCTGATGGAGGGCTTCCTGCTCCGGCTGCAAGCCCAGTTCCCGTCTACCGTCAGCACCGTGTACAG GACGAGTGAGAAGCTGGTCAAGGCCCCCCGCGACGGCTGTGCCGCCGGCCCCCGCTGCCTGCTCTGTATGTGCACGCTGGACGTCGACGCTGCTG ACAGTGCCACGGCTTTCGGGGCCCAGACCTCCGGTTTCTCCCAGAcgcagccccccaccccgcggGCTGGGGCTGGAGCACCCACGGAGGTGGGCGGCGCCCAGGACCGCTGCCAGGGGGCCGGGCCCTGCGGGAG GGAGGACTCCCGAGCCCGCGTCATCGAGCAGCTGTGCTATGGCTGCCGTGCGAATATGAAGGATGTG CCCTCCTTGGACCTCCTGCCACCCTACATCTTGGCCGAGGCCCAGCTCCGCAGCCAAAG GGCCTCGCAGGAGATCCAGGAGTATCTGGTGGAGAACGGCGCTGAGGAGACGCACACCGCCGAGAGCTGA